A stretch of the Acyrthosiphon pisum isolate AL4f chromosome A2, pea_aphid_22Mar2018_4r6ur, whole genome shotgun sequence genome encodes the following:
- the LOC100572094 gene encoding AT-rich interactive domain-containing protein 1A-like — MVSSTAILQVLFLACVVASGESPGAEADVKRPEPVSVVVTAATDDDDSGQRTTAASPPATQPKDVSILKQINKVNDDGSYTFGYEASDGSFKVETRDVAGNVKGMFGFVDDVGRLKRVSYSASNSSGFQAAGSESPRPSQDPTAASVVQTTTGRRNKKDDGGGGGGGGDESDGGKSAAVGVKKVLVSKRPVVVAAVPELRTETENEVDDQRRRGGNDLRRQLPKNDDGDAPDVYGVHGRSSLQESGPVSPVVSALMSELMPVRSYGRPTGPPPPPQSPPIGNEDAVSSRRAAQELQEDEYEDGQQYNGGPTTVQYRGRRPPAVIYQQRASYPTMASTAAYQQQRPVAYLAPLPQRGPSLVALRDELMELILSFVQARVSQLVSVTPYPAPAPYPMPYQQPNYYVPNYYQGPRMPGPTTEQAQESSPIVTQTLKDGLIRMLLSTSPRYDPDRISERSTTRLAYRSTSTQPPPVRSVQIISGGNDDDDDRTDSRPVTTETPD; from the exons ATGGTCTCGTCCACAGCCATCCTGCAG GTACTGTTTTTGGCGTGTGTCGTGGCGTCCGGCGAGTCGCCGGGCGCGGAAGCCGACGTCAAGCGACCCGAACCGGTGTCCGTGGTGGTGACTGCAGCCACCGACGACGACGATTCTGGTCAACGCACGACCGCGGCCTCTCCGCCGGCCACACAGCCCAAAGACGTATCCATCCTCAAGCAGATCAACAAGGTGAACGACGACGGTTCGTACACGTTCGGGTACGAAGCGTCCGACGGCAGCTTCAAAGTGGAGACCCGCGATGTGGCGGGCAACGTGAAGGGCATGTTCGGGTTCGTGGACGACGTGGGGCGGCTGAAGCGCGTGTCGTACTCGGCCAGCAACTCGTCCGGATTCCAAGCGGCCGGCAGCGAGTCACCGCGGCCGTCGCAAGACCCGACGGCCGCGTCCGTGGTGCAGACGACCACGGGTCGGAGAAATAAAAAggacgacggcggcggtggcggcggcggcggcgacgagtCGGATGGCGGAAAGTCGGCGGCGGTTGGGGTAAAAAAGGTGCTGGTGTCCAAGAGACCCGTCGTGGTGGCCGCGGTGCCGGAATTGCGGACGGAGACAGAAAACGAGGTGGACGACCAGCGACGGCGCGGTGGCAACGATCTGCGCAGGCAGCTGCCCAAGAACGACGATGGAGACGCCCCCGACGTGTACGGAGTGCACGGCCGGTCCAGTCTCCAGGAGTCGGGACCCGTGTCACCCGTCGTGTCGGCACTCATGTCCGAACTAATGCCGGTCAGGTCATACGGCCGTCCGACGgggccaccaccgccgccgcagtCACCGCCGATCGGAAATGAAGACGCTGTCAGCAGCAGACGGGCGGCGCAGGAGCTGCAGGAAGATGAATACGAAGACGGACAACAGTACAACGGCGGCCCGACGACGGTTCAGTACCGCGGGAGGCGGCCCCCCGCCGTGATATACCAGCAGCGGGCCTCGTACCCGACGATGGCTTCAACGGCGGCGTACCAACAACAGCGACCGGTCGCGTACCTCGCACCGCTGCCCCAGCGCGGTCCCAGTCTGGTGGCTCTAAGGGACGAGCTCATGGAGCTCATACTGTCGTTCGTGCAGGCGCGCGTTTCGCAACTCGTATCCGTCACCCCTTACCCCGCGCCCGCCCCTTATCCGATGCCTTATCAGCAGCCCAACTACTACGTGCCCAATTACTATCAAGGGCCCCGGATGCCCGGTCCGACGACGGAACAGGCACAAGAATCGTCGCCGATAGTCACGCAGACGCTCAAGGACGGACTGATCCGGATGCTATTGTCCACCAGCCCGCGATACGACCCGGACAGGATCAGCGAACGTTCGACGACCCGGCTGGCGTACCGCAGTACCAGTACGCAGCCGCCGCCCGTCAGGAGCGTGCAGATCATCAGTGGCGGcaacgacgatgacgacgaccgCACGGACAGCAGACCGGTGACTACCGAAACTCCGGACTAG
- the LOC100575178 gene encoding cytochrome c oxidase assembly protein COX18, mitochondrial: protein MILQAICTRQTNLKKIIDYRLFSYYMKRPDPCSTLCSKNNTYTLRSSNRSVASDTSVTFPSWFMALSNSTPVAYAQQFVISFHEFTGTPWWATIMLSAVALRLVITLPLTVYQHYNNSKLENLSIEFQPTVVEIQKEVVKAVKLNRWPENKAKRVYNKAVKKYWDELIVKENCHPAKSTIVVWVQLPLWICMSIATRNLTLMLPPSDDAVIRFYELTEGGILWFTNLTAIDPTLSLPLIMCLSNLLIIEIQTQSRNKEPTRNQKIITNIFRGLTIIMMPLSCFLPSGVSLYWTASSIYGLSQNLFLLSPQVRKCFGIPKTPYNNEHPYKYILHKTKSKLKICSLHGCSY from the exons ATGATCTTACAGGCAATATGTACTCGacaaacaaatctaaaaaaaatcatcgactATCGGCTTTTTAGCTATTATATGAAAAGACCAGATCCATGTTCAACACTTTGTAGTAAAAATAACACTTATACTTTGCGTTCATCGAACAGAAGTGTTGCATCAGACACTTCGGTTACGTTTCCTTCGTGGTTTATGGCGTTATCAAACAGTACACCAGTAGCTTATGCACAACAATTTGTAATTTCATTTCATGAATTTACCGGTACGCCTTGGTGGGCTACAATAATGCTTAGTGCTGTAGCTCTGAGATTAGTCATTACTCTACCACTGACAGTGTACCAA cattataataattcaaaattggaAAATCTTTCTATTGAATTTCAACCAACAGTAGTAGAAATACAAAAAGAAGTAGTGAAAGCAGTCAAATTGAATAGATGGCCTGAAAATAAAGCTAAACGTGTTTATAACAAAGCT gtaaaaaAGTATTGGGATGAATTGATAGTTAAAGAAAATTGTCATCCTGCAAAGTCAACAATCGTTGTTTGGGTGCAATTACCACTGTGGATTTGTATGTCGATAGCAACTCGTAATCTCACATTAATGTTACCTCCAAGTGATgatg CTGTTATTAGGTTTTACGAACTAACTGAAGGTGGAATTTTGTGGTTTACAAACTTAACTGCCATTGACCCAACTTTGAGTTTACCCCTAATCATGTGTCTATCAAATCTTTTAATTATTGag attcaaACACAATCACGAAACAAAGAACCAACACGTAATCAAAAAATCATAACAAACATCTTTCGAGGTCTTACTATTATCATGATGCCACTTTCATGTTTCCTGCCATCA ggtGTGAGCTTATATTGGACTGCATCAAGTATTTACGGTCTATCTCAAAACTTATTCTTATTGTCTCCACAAGTTCGTAAATGTTTTGGAATACCAAAAACACCTTACAATAATGAACATCCgtacaaatatatattgcaTAAGACTAAATctaagttaaaaatttgttcGCTACACGGATGCAGTTACTAG